CACAGATCACGCACCGCAGTCGTCGTACGACTACCGCACCGTCAATACCGAACCGAGGCACTTCGTGGCGAACATCAAGTCCCAGATCAAGCGCGTCAAGACCAACGAGACCGCACGGCAGCGCAACCTGGCCGTCAAGTCGGCCCTCAAGACCTCCGTGCGTCGCTTCCGCGAGGCGGCCGCCGAGGGCGACGCCGACAAGGCGAGCACCGCTCTCGCGCACGCGTCGCGCCAGCTCGACAAGGCCGCCAGCAAGGGTGTCATCCACCGCAAGCAGGCCGCCAACCGCAAGTCGGGCATGGCCAAGACGCTGGCCACCCTCGGCAGCGAGTAGCCGCACCCGCTTTCACGAGCAGCCGCGCGTCCCCGGACGCGCGGCTTCTTGCTGTCCGTGAACGCCTTCTGCGGGGCAGCCAGCGACGCTATTCGGCCTTGGGTTCTAGGGGTCGTTGCAACGCCTTTGATCAGGAGGACGTTGCAGGTGGGTACGTATCAGCGATTTGGTCGC
Above is a window of Cumulibacter manganitolerans DNA encoding:
- the rpsT gene encoding 30S ribosomal protein S20 produces the protein MANIKSQIKRVKTNETARQRNLAVKSALKTSVRRFREAAAEGDADKASTALAHASRQLDKAASKGVIHRKQAANRKSGMAKTLATLGSE